A region from the Serinibacter arcticus genome encodes:
- a CDS encoding biotin-dependent carboxyltransferase family protein — MITVERADGLVLLQDLGRPGHARLGVAPSGAFDVGAHLAATAAVGNVRGAATLEVLLGPLVLRTRRACVLAVTGADGDVLVDSLAVAPGRPFTLLPGALLTVGAARDGVRRHVAVRGGFDATPVLGSRSRDTLAALGPAPVVVGDRLAVGDAVATAGGAALRSGLRRSDARDAPRGPGPTPDVLVLECLPGPRPELFAADALARLAERVAVVSDRCDRVAVRLDGVAVERVDDTELPSEGLVAGAVQVPPSGQPVVMGPDHPLTGGYPVLAVLTRASLDALAQVRPGARVRLVVPKASGER, encoded by the coding sequence ATGATCACGGTGGAGCGCGCGGACGGCCTTGTGCTGCTGCAGGACCTCGGACGCCCCGGCCACGCGCGGCTCGGCGTCGCGCCGTCGGGGGCGTTCGACGTCGGCGCCCACCTCGCCGCGACGGCGGCCGTGGGGAACGTGCGCGGGGCGGCGACCCTCGAGGTGCTGCTGGGGCCGCTCGTCCTGCGGACGCGTCGCGCGTGCGTCCTGGCCGTGACCGGCGCCGACGGCGACGTCCTGGTCGACAGCCTCGCCGTCGCCCCCGGAAGGCCGTTCACCCTCCTGCCCGGGGCCCTCCTCACCGTCGGGGCGGCCCGCGACGGCGTGCGCCGCCACGTCGCCGTCCGCGGCGGGTTCGACGCCACGCCGGTCCTCGGCTCCCGCTCGCGCGACACGCTCGCCGCGCTCGGGCCCGCCCCGGTCGTCGTGGGGGACCGGCTCGCGGTGGGCGACGCCGTCGCGACGGCGGGCGGTGCGGCGCTGCGCTCCGGCCTCCGACGGTCCGACGCCCGGGACGCCCCCCGGGGTCCCGGGCCCACCCCCGACGTCCTGGTCCTGGAGTGCCTGCCCGGTCCGCGGCCCGAGCTGTTCGCGGCCGACGCCCTCGCGCGGCTCGCGGAGCGGGTCGCCGTCGTGAGCGATCGCTGCGACCGCGTCGCCGTGCGGCTCGACGGCGTGGCCGTGGAGCGAGTCGACGACACCGAGCTGCCCTCGGAGGGTCTGGTCGCGGGCGCCGTCCAGGTGCCGCCGTCGGGGCAGCCCGTCGTGATGGGGCCCGACCACCCGTTGACGGGCGGTTACCCGGTGCTGGCGGTCCTGACCCGCGCCTCGCTCGACGCCCTGGCGCAGGTGCGTCCGGGGGCGCGCGTCCGGCTGGTGGTGCCGAAGGCCTCCGGGGAGCGCTGA
- a CDS encoding DUF1049 domain-containing protein, with translation MTQTPPPAPTRSGFGALAKKYWLPVLLTALAVVFIVQNTNDIAIHLFNRTVAAPAWLVYTILVVLGIAVGAFAQRRRIKRRVGLG, from the coding sequence ATGACCCAGACGCCGCCGCCCGCCCCGACCCGCTCGGGCTTCGGAGCGCTCGCCAAGAAGTACTGGCTGCCCGTGCTGCTGACGGCCCTCGCCGTCGTCTTCATCGTGCAGAACACGAACGACATCGCGATCCACCTGTTCAACCGGACGGTCGCGGCCCCGGCCTGGCTCGTCTACACGATCCTCGTCGTGCTGGGCATCGCGGTCGGGGCGTTCGCGCAGCGTCGTCGCATCAAGCGCCGCGTCGGCCTGGGCTGA